A DNA window from Theobroma cacao cultivar B97-61/B2 chromosome 5, Criollo_cocoa_genome_V2, whole genome shotgun sequence contains the following coding sequences:
- the LOC18598135 gene encoding probable 3-deoxy-D-manno-octulosonic acid transferase, mitochondrial isoform X3 yields MGPEKPFPAQSHRAKPKPSKPCFKKRKRSRLPKQAEGKMAMAASRGELVYKIYRALTYGLSPLLHLHLHWRKFRGLEHPLRWPERLGRPSLPRTPGLLLWFHAVSLGEGMAAIPVIKCCSQLRPDVNILMTTTTFSAFEVLKNRIPANVIYQFAPIDTPSAMDAFLGYWKPNGIVIMESELWPNLIVGASKCGIGLALLNARLSAKSFRNWSRPVLFPLISLLLSKFSLIVPLSSVQAIHFQLLQAPPFSINFSGDLKYAVDECEPLVKDVGRIEDLQKQLSQKRVWMAASIHRGEEEIMLGVHKGLTQTYPDLVTIIVPRHPQHGKEIAEELQKGGKTVALRSQHEKLIPGTSIYVVDTLGELRQLYKLSPIAVIGGSFFPGLAGHNISEAAAAGCAVLTGESHHVGHFSHMVIEMQQLNPLSVMQVSGKLDLEKALGKLFSDAKILESRQKAAKEAFNALSSSVVTNAWNLLNFHFLRKK; encoded by the exons ATGGGACCAGAAAAACCTTTTCCTGCCCAATCTCACCGCGCCAAGCCGAAGCCATCCAAACCCtgctttaaaaaaagaaaaagaagcagaCTCCCAAAGCAAGCAGAAGGGAAAATGGCGATGGCGGCATCCAGGGGAGAGCTAGTTTACAAAATCTACAGAGCATTGACCTACGGTCTATCACCGTTGCTGCACCTTCACTTACACTGGCGCAAGTTCCGCGGGCTGGAACACCCTCTCAGGTGGCCCGAACGCTTGGGCCGCCCTTCCCTCCCCCGCACCCCCGGCCTGCTACTCTGGTTCCACGCTGTCTCTTTAGGGGAAGGAATGGCCGCGATTCCTGTCATCAAATGTTGCAGTCAACTTAGGCCAGATGTCAACATTTTGATGACAACGACGACGTTTTCTGCGTT TGAAGTACTGAAAAATAGAATTCCAGCTAATGTTATATATCAG TTTGCTCCAATTGATACTCCTTCTGCCATGGATGCTTTCCTTGGGTATTGGAAGCCAAATGGAATTGTAATAATGGAGAGTGAATTATGGCCGAATCTTATTGTGGGTGCTTCGAAATGTGGA atTGGTTTGGCACTATTAAATGCTCGGTTGTCTGCAAAATCCTTTAGAAATTGGTCCAGACCAGTGCTCTTTCCACTAATATCACTTTTATTGTCCAAATTTTCCTTGATTGTCCCATTG AGCTCTGTCCAGGCAATTCATTTTCAGCTACTGCAAGCGCCACCCTTTAGCATAAACTTTTCTGGTGATCTAAAATATG CGGTGGATGAATGTGAACCTCTTGTGAAAGATGTTGGACGCATAGAAGATCTGCAGAAACAGCTTTCTCAAAAACGAGTTTGGATGGCTGCTTCAATTCACCGAGGTGAAGAAGAAA TAATGTTAGGAGTTCACAAGGGTCTCACACAAACTTACCCTGACCTTGTCACCATTATTGTGCCTCGACATCCACAACATGGAAAAGAGATTGCTGAA GAATTGCAGAAAGGAGGGAAAACTGTAGCTTTGAGGTCTCAACATGAAAAACTTATTCCTGGAACAAGCATATATGTGGTGGATACACTTG GTGAATTGAGGCAGTTGTATAAGTTGAGCCCAATAGCTGTAATCGGAGGTTCTTTCTTCCCTGGTTTAGCTGGTCATAACATATCAGAAGCAGCTGCAGCTGGCTGTGCTGTTTTGACCGGTGAAA GTCATCATGTCGGCCATTTCTCACATATGGTGATAGAAATGCAGCAGTTAAATCCTTTGTCTGTAATGCAG GTGTCAGGGAAATTAGATCTTGAAAAGGCTCTAGGGAAGCTCTTTAGTGATGCAAAGATTCTAGAATCACGACAGAAGGCTGCAAAAGAAGCTTTCAATGCTTTATCGAGTAGTGTCGTAACCAATGCTTGGAATCTACTGAATTTCCATTTTTTAAG GAAGAAATGA
- the LOC18598135 gene encoding probable 3-deoxy-D-manno-octulosonic acid transferase, mitochondrial isoform X1: MGPEKPFPAQSHRAKPKPSKPCFKKRKRSRLPKQAEGKMAMAASRGELVYKIYRALTYGLSPLLHLHLHWRKFRGLEHPLRWPERLGRPSLPRTPGLLLWFHAVSLGEGMAAIPVIKCCSQLRPDVNILMTTTTFSAFEVLKNRIPANVIYQFAPIDTPSAMDAFLGYWKPNGIVIMESELWPNLIVGASKCGIGLALLNARLSAKSFRNWSRPVLFPLISLLLSKFSLIVPLSSVQAIHFQLLQAPPFSINFSGDLKYAVDECEPLVKDVGRIEDLQKQLSQKRVWMAASIHRGEEEIMLGVHKGLTQTYPDLVTIIVPRHPQHGKEIAEELQKGGKTVALRSQHEKLIPGTSIYVVDTLGELRQLYKLSPIAVIGGSFFPGLAGHNISEAAAAGCAVLTGESHHVGHFSHMVIEMQQLNPLSVMQVSGKLDLEKALGKLFSDAKILESRQKAAKEAFNALSSSVVTNAWNLLNFHFLRQVFS, from the exons ATGGGACCAGAAAAACCTTTTCCTGCCCAATCTCACCGCGCCAAGCCGAAGCCATCCAAACCCtgctttaaaaaaagaaaaagaagcagaCTCCCAAAGCAAGCAGAAGGGAAAATGGCGATGGCGGCATCCAGGGGAGAGCTAGTTTACAAAATCTACAGAGCATTGACCTACGGTCTATCACCGTTGCTGCACCTTCACTTACACTGGCGCAAGTTCCGCGGGCTGGAACACCCTCTCAGGTGGCCCGAACGCTTGGGCCGCCCTTCCCTCCCCCGCACCCCCGGCCTGCTACTCTGGTTCCACGCTGTCTCTTTAGGGGAAGGAATGGCCGCGATTCCTGTCATCAAATGTTGCAGTCAACTTAGGCCAGATGTCAACATTTTGATGACAACGACGACGTTTTCTGCGTT TGAAGTACTGAAAAATAGAATTCCAGCTAATGTTATATATCAG TTTGCTCCAATTGATACTCCTTCTGCCATGGATGCTTTCCTTGGGTATTGGAAGCCAAATGGAATTGTAATAATGGAGAGTGAATTATGGCCGAATCTTATTGTGGGTGCTTCGAAATGTGGA atTGGTTTGGCACTATTAAATGCTCGGTTGTCTGCAAAATCCTTTAGAAATTGGTCCAGACCAGTGCTCTTTCCACTAATATCACTTTTATTGTCCAAATTTTCCTTGATTGTCCCATTG AGCTCTGTCCAGGCAATTCATTTTCAGCTACTGCAAGCGCCACCCTTTAGCATAAACTTTTCTGGTGATCTAAAATATG CGGTGGATGAATGTGAACCTCTTGTGAAAGATGTTGGACGCATAGAAGATCTGCAGAAACAGCTTTCTCAAAAACGAGTTTGGATGGCTGCTTCAATTCACCGAGGTGAAGAAGAAA TAATGTTAGGAGTTCACAAGGGTCTCACACAAACTTACCCTGACCTTGTCACCATTATTGTGCCTCGACATCCACAACATGGAAAAGAGATTGCTGAA GAATTGCAGAAAGGAGGGAAAACTGTAGCTTTGAGGTCTCAACATGAAAAACTTATTCCTGGAACAAGCATATATGTGGTGGATACACTTG GTGAATTGAGGCAGTTGTATAAGTTGAGCCCAATAGCTGTAATCGGAGGTTCTTTCTTCCCTGGTTTAGCTGGTCATAACATATCAGAAGCAGCTGCAGCTGGCTGTGCTGTTTTGACCGGTGAAA GTCATCATGTCGGCCATTTCTCACATATGGTGATAGAAATGCAGCAGTTAAATCCTTTGTCTGTAATGCAG GTGTCAGGGAAATTAGATCTTGAAAAGGCTCTAGGGAAGCTCTTTAGTGATGCAAAGATTCTAGAATCACGACAGAAGGCTGCAAAAGAAGCTTTCAATGCTTTATCGAGTAGTGTCGTAACCAATGCTTGGAATCTACTGAATTTCCATTTTTTAAGGCAGGTATTCTCTTAG
- the LOC18598135 gene encoding probable 3-deoxy-D-manno-octulosonic acid transferase, mitochondrial isoform X2 encodes MGPEKPFPAQSHRAKPKPSKPCFKKRKRSRLPKQAEGKMAMAASRGELVYKIYRALTYGLSPLLHLHLHWRKFRGLEHPLRWPERLGRPSLPRTPGLLLWFHAVSLGEGMAAIPVIKCCSQLRPDVNILMTTTTFSAFEVLKNRIPANVIYQFAPIDTPSAMDAFLGYWKPNGIVIMESELWPNLIVGASKCGIGLALLNARLSAKSFRNWSRPVLFPLISLLLSKFSLIVPLSSVQAIHFQLLQAPPFSINFSGDLKYAVDECEPLVKDVGRIEDLQKQLSQKRVWMAASIHRGEEEIMLGVHKGLTQTYPDLVTIIVPRHPQHGKEIAEELQKGGKTVALRSQHEKLIPGTSIYVVDTLGELRQLYKLSPIAVIGGSFFPGLAGHNISEAAAAGCAVLTGHHVGHFSHMVIEMQQLNPLSVMQVSGKLDLEKALGKLFSDAKILESRQKAAKEAFNALSSSVVTNAWNLLNFHFLRQVFS; translated from the exons ATGGGACCAGAAAAACCTTTTCCTGCCCAATCTCACCGCGCCAAGCCGAAGCCATCCAAACCCtgctttaaaaaaagaaaaagaagcagaCTCCCAAAGCAAGCAGAAGGGAAAATGGCGATGGCGGCATCCAGGGGAGAGCTAGTTTACAAAATCTACAGAGCATTGACCTACGGTCTATCACCGTTGCTGCACCTTCACTTACACTGGCGCAAGTTCCGCGGGCTGGAACACCCTCTCAGGTGGCCCGAACGCTTGGGCCGCCCTTCCCTCCCCCGCACCCCCGGCCTGCTACTCTGGTTCCACGCTGTCTCTTTAGGGGAAGGAATGGCCGCGATTCCTGTCATCAAATGTTGCAGTCAACTTAGGCCAGATGTCAACATTTTGATGACAACGACGACGTTTTCTGCGTT TGAAGTACTGAAAAATAGAATTCCAGCTAATGTTATATATCAG TTTGCTCCAATTGATACTCCTTCTGCCATGGATGCTTTCCTTGGGTATTGGAAGCCAAATGGAATTGTAATAATGGAGAGTGAATTATGGCCGAATCTTATTGTGGGTGCTTCGAAATGTGGA atTGGTTTGGCACTATTAAATGCTCGGTTGTCTGCAAAATCCTTTAGAAATTGGTCCAGACCAGTGCTCTTTCCACTAATATCACTTTTATTGTCCAAATTTTCCTTGATTGTCCCATTG AGCTCTGTCCAGGCAATTCATTTTCAGCTACTGCAAGCGCCACCCTTTAGCATAAACTTTTCTGGTGATCTAAAATATG CGGTGGATGAATGTGAACCTCTTGTGAAAGATGTTGGACGCATAGAAGATCTGCAGAAACAGCTTTCTCAAAAACGAGTTTGGATGGCTGCTTCAATTCACCGAGGTGAAGAAGAAA TAATGTTAGGAGTTCACAAGGGTCTCACACAAACTTACCCTGACCTTGTCACCATTATTGTGCCTCGACATCCACAACATGGAAAAGAGATTGCTGAA GAATTGCAGAAAGGAGGGAAAACTGTAGCTTTGAGGTCTCAACATGAAAAACTTATTCCTGGAACAAGCATATATGTGGTGGATACACTTG GTGAATTGAGGCAGTTGTATAAGTTGAGCCCAATAGCTGTAATCGGAGGTTCTTTCTTCCCTGGTTTAGCTGGTCATAACATATCAGAAGCAGCTGCAGCTGGCTGTGCTGTTTTGACCG GTCATCATGTCGGCCATTTCTCACATATGGTGATAGAAATGCAGCAGTTAAATCCTTTGTCTGTAATGCAG GTGTCAGGGAAATTAGATCTTGAAAAGGCTCTAGGGAAGCTCTTTAGTGATGCAAAGATTCTAGAATCACGACAGAAGGCTGCAAAAGAAGCTTTCAATGCTTTATCGAGTAGTGTCGTAACCAATGCTTGGAATCTACTGAATTTCCATTTTTTAAGGCAGGTATTCTCTTAG
- the LOC18598135 gene encoding probable 3-deoxy-D-manno-octulosonic acid transferase, mitochondrial isoform X4, with protein sequence MGPEKPFPAQSHRAKPKPSKPCFKKRKRSRLPKQAEGKMAMAASRGELVYKIYRALTYGLSPLLHLHLHWRKFRGLEHPLRWPERLGRPSLPRTPGLLLWFHAVSLGEGMAAIPVIKCCSQLRPDVNILMTTTTFSAFEVLKNRIPANVIYQFAPIDTPSAMDAFLGYWKPNGIVIMESELWPNLIVGASKCGIGLALLNARLSAKSFRNWSRPVLFPLISLLLSKFSLIVPLSSVQAIHFQLLQAPPFSINFSGDLKYAVDECEPLVKDVGRIEDLQKQLSQKRVWMAASIHRVMLGVHKGLTQTYPDLVTIIVPRHPQHGKEIAEELQKGGKTVALRSQHEKLIPGTSIYVVDTLGELRQLYKLSPIAVIGGSFFPGLAGHNISEAAAAGCAVLTGESHHVGHFSHMVIEMQQLNPLSVMQVSGKLDLEKALGKLFSDAKILESRQKAAKEAFNALSSSVVTNAWNLLNFHFLRQVFS encoded by the exons ATGGGACCAGAAAAACCTTTTCCTGCCCAATCTCACCGCGCCAAGCCGAAGCCATCCAAACCCtgctttaaaaaaagaaaaagaagcagaCTCCCAAAGCAAGCAGAAGGGAAAATGGCGATGGCGGCATCCAGGGGAGAGCTAGTTTACAAAATCTACAGAGCATTGACCTACGGTCTATCACCGTTGCTGCACCTTCACTTACACTGGCGCAAGTTCCGCGGGCTGGAACACCCTCTCAGGTGGCCCGAACGCTTGGGCCGCCCTTCCCTCCCCCGCACCCCCGGCCTGCTACTCTGGTTCCACGCTGTCTCTTTAGGGGAAGGAATGGCCGCGATTCCTGTCATCAAATGTTGCAGTCAACTTAGGCCAGATGTCAACATTTTGATGACAACGACGACGTTTTCTGCGTT TGAAGTACTGAAAAATAGAATTCCAGCTAATGTTATATATCAG TTTGCTCCAATTGATACTCCTTCTGCCATGGATGCTTTCCTTGGGTATTGGAAGCCAAATGGAATTGTAATAATGGAGAGTGAATTATGGCCGAATCTTATTGTGGGTGCTTCGAAATGTGGA atTGGTTTGGCACTATTAAATGCTCGGTTGTCTGCAAAATCCTTTAGAAATTGGTCCAGACCAGTGCTCTTTCCACTAATATCACTTTTATTGTCCAAATTTTCCTTGATTGTCCCATTG AGCTCTGTCCAGGCAATTCATTTTCAGCTACTGCAAGCGCCACCCTTTAGCATAAACTTTTCTGGTGATCTAAAATATG CGGTGGATGAATGTGAACCTCTTGTGAAAGATGTTGGACGCATAGAAGATCTGCAGAAACAGCTTTCTCAAAAACGAGTTTGGATGGCTGCTTCAATTCACCGAG TAATGTTAGGAGTTCACAAGGGTCTCACACAAACTTACCCTGACCTTGTCACCATTATTGTGCCTCGACATCCACAACATGGAAAAGAGATTGCTGAA GAATTGCAGAAAGGAGGGAAAACTGTAGCTTTGAGGTCTCAACATGAAAAACTTATTCCTGGAACAAGCATATATGTGGTGGATACACTTG GTGAATTGAGGCAGTTGTATAAGTTGAGCCCAATAGCTGTAATCGGAGGTTCTTTCTTCCCTGGTTTAGCTGGTCATAACATATCAGAAGCAGCTGCAGCTGGCTGTGCTGTTTTGACCGGTGAAA GTCATCATGTCGGCCATTTCTCACATATGGTGATAGAAATGCAGCAGTTAAATCCTTTGTCTGTAATGCAG GTGTCAGGGAAATTAGATCTTGAAAAGGCTCTAGGGAAGCTCTTTAGTGATGCAAAGATTCTAGAATCACGACAGAAGGCTGCAAAAGAAGCTTTCAATGCTTTATCGAGTAGTGTCGTAACCAATGCTTGGAATCTACTGAATTTCCATTTTTTAAGGCAGGTATTCTCTTAG
- the LOC18598135 gene encoding probable 3-deoxy-D-manno-octulosonic acid transferase, mitochondrial isoform X5, whose amino-acid sequence MGPEKPFPAQSHRAKPKPSKPCFKKRKRSRLPKQAEGKMAMAASRGELVYKIYRALTYGLSPLLHLHLHWRKFRGLEHPLRWPERLGRPSLPRTPGLLLWFHAVSLGEGMAAIPVIKCCSQLRPDVNILMTTTTFSAFEVLKNRIPANVIYQFAPIDTPSAMDAFLGYWKPNGIVIMESELWPNLIVGASKCGIGLALLNARLSAKSFRNWSRPVLFPLISLLLSKFSLIVPLSSVQAIHFQLLQAPPFSINFSGDLKYAVDECEPLVKDVGRIEDLQKQLSQKRVWMAASIHRGEEEIMLGVHKGLTQTYPDLVTIIVPRHPQHGKEIAEELQKGGKTVALRSQHEKLIPGTSIYVVDTLGELRQLYKLSPIAVIGGHHVGHFSHMVIEMQQLNPLSVMQVSGKLDLEKALGKLFSDAKILESRQKAAKEAFNALSSSVVTNAWNLLNFHFLRQVFS is encoded by the exons ATGGGACCAGAAAAACCTTTTCCTGCCCAATCTCACCGCGCCAAGCCGAAGCCATCCAAACCCtgctttaaaaaaagaaaaagaagcagaCTCCCAAAGCAAGCAGAAGGGAAAATGGCGATGGCGGCATCCAGGGGAGAGCTAGTTTACAAAATCTACAGAGCATTGACCTACGGTCTATCACCGTTGCTGCACCTTCACTTACACTGGCGCAAGTTCCGCGGGCTGGAACACCCTCTCAGGTGGCCCGAACGCTTGGGCCGCCCTTCCCTCCCCCGCACCCCCGGCCTGCTACTCTGGTTCCACGCTGTCTCTTTAGGGGAAGGAATGGCCGCGATTCCTGTCATCAAATGTTGCAGTCAACTTAGGCCAGATGTCAACATTTTGATGACAACGACGACGTTTTCTGCGTT TGAAGTACTGAAAAATAGAATTCCAGCTAATGTTATATATCAG TTTGCTCCAATTGATACTCCTTCTGCCATGGATGCTTTCCTTGGGTATTGGAAGCCAAATGGAATTGTAATAATGGAGAGTGAATTATGGCCGAATCTTATTGTGGGTGCTTCGAAATGTGGA atTGGTTTGGCACTATTAAATGCTCGGTTGTCTGCAAAATCCTTTAGAAATTGGTCCAGACCAGTGCTCTTTCCACTAATATCACTTTTATTGTCCAAATTTTCCTTGATTGTCCCATTG AGCTCTGTCCAGGCAATTCATTTTCAGCTACTGCAAGCGCCACCCTTTAGCATAAACTTTTCTGGTGATCTAAAATATG CGGTGGATGAATGTGAACCTCTTGTGAAAGATGTTGGACGCATAGAAGATCTGCAGAAACAGCTTTCTCAAAAACGAGTTTGGATGGCTGCTTCAATTCACCGAGGTGAAGAAGAAA TAATGTTAGGAGTTCACAAGGGTCTCACACAAACTTACCCTGACCTTGTCACCATTATTGTGCCTCGACATCCACAACATGGAAAAGAGATTGCTGAA GAATTGCAGAAAGGAGGGAAAACTGTAGCTTTGAGGTCTCAACATGAAAAACTTATTCCTGGAACAAGCATATATGTGGTGGATACACTTG GTGAATTGAGGCAGTTGTATAAGTTGAGCCCAATAGCTGTAATCGGAG GTCATCATGTCGGCCATTTCTCACATATGGTGATAGAAATGCAGCAGTTAAATCCTTTGTCTGTAATGCAG GTGTCAGGGAAATTAGATCTTGAAAAGGCTCTAGGGAAGCTCTTTAGTGATGCAAAGATTCTAGAATCACGACAGAAGGCTGCAAAAGAAGCTTTCAATGCTTTATCGAGTAGTGTCGTAACCAATGCTTGGAATCTACTGAATTTCCATTTTTTAAGGCAGGTATTCTCTTAG